From the genome of Brevibacterium sp. JSBI002, one region includes:
- a CDS encoding lipase maturation factor family protein has protein sequence MDLSQVVALLTAGDYTISREIIQRGIALLFLIAFASAFNQFPALLGERGLTPAPRFIALTSALQAPTIFRWKRFSYSDRRLRLVCVVGMVLAASAIIGLPQAGPAWVPIPVFSAMWALYFSIVSIGQRFYGFGWESLLLEAGFLIGFLGSHEVAPTWPMILLLRWFVIRIEFGAGMIKMRGDSSWRDLTAMDYHHQTQPMPNPLSRRAHLMPGWWHKAETLGSHIVQLAAPWLLFLPQPIASFAAVAIIITQLALVISGNYAWLNWATILLACSGISDTFFRWIVGGPFPGWGWNSVTSKFADPTGTEVDNPAAVAHPVEALPVWWLIIVLVFVVWQAWLNVPALRNFFSPNQLMNASFNRLGLGNAYGAFGSMTETRNEIVVEGWDGERWREYEFKGKPGDLLRRGPVVAPYHLRLDWLMWFAALGDYRQTWFTELLHAIGSGDPQIRRLMGPDPFDGAAPELIRVRVFTYRYATRAERAAAKAASEPKPWWVRSDPRILIRPIDLRQG, from the coding sequence ATGGACCTCAGCCAGGTGGTCGCTCTGCTCACCGCCGGCGACTACACGATCTCCCGCGAGATCATCCAACGCGGTATCGCGCTGCTCTTCCTCATCGCCTTCGCCTCCGCGTTCAACCAGTTCCCGGCTCTCCTCGGCGAACGGGGACTCACCCCTGCTCCGCGCTTCATCGCTCTGACCTCGGCCCTTCAGGCGCCGACGATCTTCCGCTGGAAGCGGTTTTCCTATTCGGACCGAAGGCTGCGCCTCGTCTGCGTAGTCGGAATGGTCCTGGCCGCCTCGGCGATCATCGGTCTTCCCCAAGCCGGCCCCGCGTGGGTGCCGATTCCGGTGTTCTCAGCGATGTGGGCGCTGTACTTCTCGATCGTCTCGATCGGGCAGCGCTTCTACGGCTTCGGTTGGGAATCGCTGCTCCTCGAAGCCGGGTTCCTCATCGGTTTCCTCGGCTCTCACGAGGTGGCTCCGACGTGGCCGATGATCCTGCTGCTGCGCTGGTTCGTCATCCGCATCGAGTTCGGTGCCGGAATGATCAAGATGCGCGGGGACAGCTCTTGGCGGGACCTCACCGCGATGGACTATCACCATCAGACCCAGCCGATGCCGAACCCGCTCTCCCGGCGGGCACACCTCATGCCCGGTTGGTGGCACAAGGCTGAGACCTTGGGCAGCCATATCGTCCAGCTCGCTGCCCCGTGGCTACTGTTCCTGCCCCAGCCGATCGCCTCTTTCGCGGCTGTCGCCATCATCATCACCCAACTCGCGCTCGTCATCAGCGGCAACTATGCGTGGCTGAACTGGGCGACGATCCTGCTCGCCTGCTCCGGCATCAGCGACACGTTCTTCCGCTGGATCGTCGGCGGCCCGTTCCCCGGTTGGGGGTGGAATTCAGTCACCTCGAAATTCGCTGATCCCACCGGCACCGAGGTGGACAACCCCGCAGCCGTCGCCCACCCGGTCGAAGCACTGCCGGTCTGGTGGCTGATCATCGTCCTCGTATTCGTCGTTTGGCAGGCCTGGTTGAACGTGCCAGCGCTGCGCAATTTCTTCTCACCGAATCAGCTGATGAACGCGAGCTTCAATCGGCTCGGGCTCGGCAATGCCTACGGCGCTTTCGGGTCGATGACCGAGACCCGCAACGAGATCGTCGTCGAAGGGTGGGACGGCGAGCGCTGGCGGGAGTACGAGTTCAAGGGCAAACCGGGAGACCTTCTTCGTCGCGGGCCGGTCGTCGCGCCCTATCACCTCAGGCTGGATTGGCTCATGTGGTTCGCCGCGCTCGGCGACTATCGGCAGACGTGGTTCACCGAGCTGCTGCACGCGATCGGCTCCGGGGATCCGCAGATCCGCCGCCTCATGGGCCCCGACCCCTTCGACGGTGCCGCACCCGAGCTCATCCGAGTCCGTGTCTTCACCTACCGCTACGCCACCCGAGCCGAGCGCGCAGCGGCGAAGGCCGCAAGCGAACCGAAGCCGTGGTGGGTGCGCTCGGACCCGCGCATCCTCATTCGTCCGATCGACCTGCGGCAGGGTTGA
- a CDS encoding metal-dependent transcriptional regulator yields the protein MRAGEVSEVSQDYLKAIWSAQEWGGDPMTATELANRFGTTKANVTEVLKRLDELGLITRVPYKPPVLTERGKAIALSMVRRHRLLETFLVKSLGYGWDEVHDEAEILEHAASDRLIDRIDAFLGHPTSDPHGDPIPGADGAVDSHIPTLLAEAAAGHYEVLRVSDADPRILGKLAEAGVLPGVALDVVDRTDEEVTVDIGGKRETIASALAAAVYLRAAS from the coding sequence ATGCGCGCAGGTGAAGTCTCCGAGGTCAGTCAGGACTACCTCAAAGCCATCTGGTCGGCCCAGGAATGGGGCGGTGACCCGATGACGGCCACCGAACTCGCGAACCGATTCGGCACGACGAAAGCCAATGTCACCGAGGTCCTCAAGCGTCTCGACGAGCTCGGCCTCATCACTCGAGTTCCATATAAGCCGCCGGTGCTCACCGAGCGGGGAAAGGCGATCGCATTGTCGATGGTGCGTCGGCACCGGCTGCTCGAGACGTTCCTCGTGAAGTCGCTCGGCTACGGCTGGGACGAGGTCCACGACGAGGCTGAGATCCTCGAGCATGCGGCCTCGGATCGGCTCATCGACCGCATCGATGCGTTCCTCGGCCACCCGACGTCCGACCCGCATGGCGATCCGATCCCGGGTGCCGACGGTGCCGTCGATTCCCATATTCCGACCCTTCTCGCCGAGGCGGCCGCCGGTCACTACGAGGTGCTGAGGGTCTCCGACGCCGATCCGCGGATCTTGGGCAAGCTTGCCGAGGCGGGTGTGCTTCCCGGTGTCGCGCTCGACGTCGTCGACCGCACCGATGAAGAGGTGACCGTGGACATCGGAGGGAAGCGGGAGACGATCGCTTCCGCGCTCGCCGCGGCCGTGTATCTGCGCGCGGCTTCCTAG
- the betT gene encoding choline BCCT transporter BetT, translating into MQDPNEEKLKRPVVERERFGGTDRATRISRDVDPEKRAPIDSTEMSKGPEELSDERGSRVNWRVFIVASLIILAFSVWAMMMPDSAQSTMKTVVDWIAENLGWFYVVTVTVVIGFVLWVALSKEGSVRLGPDHSRPQYNLFTWVAMLFAAGVGIDMLFYSVTGPITQYLHPVNASPESAAAAQDAVVWTMFHYGIAGWSMYSLLGMAMGYFAYRWGMPLSIRAVLYPLLGKRVRGTTGDVIDIFALVGTVFGVATSMGIGVVLLNVGFATLFGLEQGLALQIALVIVAVVMTVAACTSGVDKGIRLVSELNLWSCAAMMLYILVTGKTAFLLNAMVENIGRFIFTLPERTLSTFAYVDGGSEWMGGWTLFFWAFWLAWGPFVGLFLARISRGRTLREFVIAAITAPVICDFIIVTIFGNSALSEVFNGNDEFAQTAIASPEQGWYDLLEMFPGATFLIGLATLSGLLFYLTSANSGAMVMSNFSSSIPNPEEDGAKWLRIFWALVTAVLTIAMLVAGGVTTMEYATLIFALPVTIIAYLVMASFSKVLRMERAEREGRIRRRRTTAAHGGRAPEKTWRQRLATLRSYPTKKSVERFVAEVVGPSLDAVAKEFRELGYTVEHIQALDEDTGITTNTINVDMGEQRDFHYEAAAVEANVPSFGARNAPRGDDKYLRIEVFTQTGSEGYDLMGLSSQQIIDDVLDRYENHLSFLAYSHEHSYQSVVTPPTPPTTDSIPAVPKDPDDVEELEEPKH; encoded by the coding sequence GTGCAGGATCCGAACGAAGAGAAGTTGAAGCGCCCAGTCGTCGAACGCGAACGATTCGGCGGTACCGACCGGGCAACGAGAATCAGCAGGGACGTCGACCCCGAGAAGCGCGCTCCGATCGACAGCACGGAGATGAGCAAGGGCCCGGAGGAGCTCTCCGACGAACGGGGCTCCCGGGTCAACTGGCGAGTCTTCATCGTCGCCTCCCTCATCATTCTCGCGTTCTCCGTGTGGGCGATGATGATGCCCGACTCGGCTCAGTCGACGATGAAGACCGTCGTGGACTGGATCGCGGAGAATCTCGGCTGGTTCTATGTCGTCACCGTCACCGTCGTCATCGGCTTCGTCCTCTGGGTGGCACTGTCCAAGGAGGGCAGCGTCAGGCTCGGCCCGGACCACTCCCGCCCGCAGTACAACCTCTTCACTTGGGTCGCGATGCTCTTCGCCGCAGGCGTCGGCATCGACATGCTCTTCTACTCGGTGACCGGACCGATCACCCAGTACCTCCACCCGGTCAACGCCTCCCCCGAATCGGCGGCAGCCGCTCAGGACGCCGTCGTGTGGACGATGTTCCACTACGGCATCGCCGGCTGGTCGATGTACTCGCTGCTGGGCATGGCGATGGGGTACTTCGCCTACCGCTGGGGCATGCCGCTGTCGATCCGCGCGGTCCTCTATCCGCTGCTGGGCAAGCGTGTGCGCGGAACCACCGGTGACGTCATCGACATCTTCGCCCTCGTCGGCACCGTCTTCGGCGTGGCCACCTCGATGGGCATCGGCGTCGTCCTGCTCAACGTCGGATTCGCCACTCTCTTCGGCCTCGAACAGGGCCTGGCCCTGCAGATCGCGCTGGTCATCGTGGCCGTGGTCATGACTGTCGCCGCCTGCACCTCGGGCGTGGACAAGGGCATCCGCCTCGTCTCCGAGCTCAACCTCTGGTCGTGTGCGGCGATGATGCTCTACATCCTCGTCACCGGCAAGACCGCCTTCCTGCTCAACGCCATGGTCGAGAACATCGGCCGCTTCATCTTCACCCTGCCCGAACGCACGCTGTCGACGTTCGCCTATGTCGACGGCGGCTCCGAATGGATGGGCGGCTGGACCCTGTTCTTCTGGGCCTTCTGGCTCGCCTGGGGTCCTTTCGTCGGACTCTTCCTCGCCCGCATCTCCCGCGGTCGCACCCTGCGTGAGTTCGTCATCGCCGCAATCACCGCACCCGTCATCTGTGACTTCATCATCGTCACGATCTTCGGCAACTCGGCCCTGTCCGAGGTGTTCAACGGCAACGACGAGTTCGCGCAGACAGCCATCGCCTCCCCGGAACAGGGCTGGTACGACCTGCTTGAGATGTTCCCGGGAGCGACGTTCCTCATCGGCCTGGCCACTCTGTCCGGCCTGCTCTTCTACCTCACGAGCGCGAACTCCGGCGCCATGGTGATGTCGAACTTCTCCTCCTCGATTCCCAATCCGGAAGAGGACGGAGCCAAGTGGCTGCGCATCTTCTGGGCCTTGGTCACGGCGGTGCTCACGATCGCCATGCTCGTCGCCGGCGGCGTGACCACGATGGAGTACGCGACGTTGATCTTCGCCCTGCCGGTGACGATCATCGCCTATCTCGTCATGGCCTCGTTCTCGAAGGTTCTGCGCATGGAGCGCGCCGAACGCGAGGGCCGGATCCGTCGTCGCCGCACCACGGCCGCCCACGGCGGGCGCGCTCCGGAGAAGACCTGGCGTCAGCGACTGGCGACCCTGCGGTCCTACCCGACGAAGAAATCCGTCGAACGCTTCGTCGCCGAGGTGGTCGGACCGTCCCTGGACGCCGTGGCCAAGGAGTTCCGCGAACTCGGCTACACCGTCGAGCACATCCAGGCCCTCGACGAAGACACCGGCATCACGACGAATACGATCAATGTCGACATGGGCGAGCAGCGCGACTTCCACTATGAGGCCGCGGCCGTCGAAGCGAATGTGCCGTCGTTCGGTGCCCGCAATGCCCCGCGCGGCGACGACAAGTACCTGCGCATCGAGGTCTTCACGCAGACCGGTTCGGAAGGCTACGACCTCATGGGGCTGAGCTCGCAGCAGATCATCGATGACGTGCTCGACCGGTACGAGAACCACCTGTCGTTCCTCGCCTATTCGCACGAGCACTCCTACCAGTCGGTCGTCACCCCTCCCACACCGCCGACCACGGATTCGATTCCGGCGGTGCCCAAGGACCCCGACGACGTCGAAGAGCTCGAAGAGCCGAAGCACTGA
- a CDS encoding PQQ-like beta-propeller repeat protein encodes MGKSFGPGKDPDLDIVRSADASASELQRIAATRPDLLADIAAHPNAYPDLLDWLAANPDPAVQEALARRGWTSGWRQNPVHHPAYHHGSAGPTGASPSPQGSTSPQKGSHDNRKWLLGIGAGLVLVLAVTGGFFGARFLSGSDFDRAPSQKAAVDLADVGRNAQLAQLQADDDADDDQQLVRVVGPRQSVIMALHEATLQPAWMAPVPHADVKAPEADDAIDDGERADDDSADDGAKSSDPKLEGTPVDCQWSADSVTCGDRSIRLKDGEVTFSPGDGANGSKSDGSSADSEDGDTDVAEVKDPATEAVPITVNNDGSLKTPSGGTYSDVSVDAEATVRMVGAGDDGPWVVSDGQAVIAVDADSVLWKSELNEKAATASGLGEPRLRPNWTIEDDVLVIADNAGVHGLAVDSGQELWRVDVELDSFTVSGGHLLVMSDGVLEVFDFTDSSDVDTVKADPGYNGGSDGGAVAQFPGADAFKNAKLSTPPGCVEFGLAYDDYYLGDGPLDPKPEHEVEFSDGEASGDDGHYSGITMEGFTTSRMGDKALTAVEFSCNGGGTYIYPSIGIYDEDLNLLDSVELWDDVEDRGNAADISGYVPKPYFNSVSPMGQYLGIDVGGIGVFGDEGCTACGKSASADILYRWDGKSFAHQDTVYHMPSGDVRTPELEEVQKFAEAVAAGDDTEAERSATPEMMSSLDDILGDGQTSNPPTVRSEHFPKGVKVDTCELIQPYDDADYGGGEYFFANGKSMSYLSSQDEIRPGDTVCGVTTPQTGGGDQYYFYLLLRGTPDGSVKVYEAGRQFG; translated from the coding sequence ATGGGAAAGAGTTTCGGTCCCGGGAAAGACCCCGACCTCGACATCGTTCGCTCCGCAGATGCCTCCGCCTCTGAACTCCAGAGGATCGCGGCGACCCGACCGGACCTGCTCGCTGACATCGCTGCCCATCCGAACGCCTATCCGGATCTGCTCGACTGGCTTGCCGCCAATCCGGATCCGGCCGTCCAGGAAGCGCTCGCGCGACGAGGCTGGACCTCGGGCTGGCGGCAGAACCCAGTGCATCACCCTGCCTACCACCATGGATCGGCTGGGCCCACGGGCGCCTCTCCCTCGCCGCAGGGCTCGACCTCACCGCAGAAGGGGAGCCACGACAATCGGAAATGGCTGCTGGGAATCGGTGCGGGACTCGTCCTCGTCCTCGCGGTGACCGGCGGATTCTTCGGCGCGCGATTCCTTTCCGGCTCCGACTTCGATCGGGCGCCTAGTCAGAAGGCAGCCGTCGATCTCGCCGATGTCGGCCGCAATGCGCAGCTGGCCCAGTTGCAGGCAGACGATGACGCAGATGATGACCAGCAGCTCGTCCGTGTCGTCGGCCCTCGACAGTCGGTGATCATGGCTCTCCACGAGGCGACTCTGCAGCCGGCGTGGATGGCACCGGTTCCGCACGCCGACGTGAAGGCGCCAGAAGCCGATGATGCCATCGACGACGGAGAACGGGCCGACGACGATTCTGCCGACGACGGCGCGAAGAGCTCCGACCCGAAGCTTGAGGGCACTCCCGTGGACTGCCAGTGGTCGGCAGACTCTGTGACCTGCGGGGACCGCTCGATCCGGCTGAAAGACGGAGAAGTCACTTTCAGCCCCGGCGACGGCGCGAATGGTTCGAAGTCAGACGGATCCTCAGCCGACTCGGAAGACGGCGACACGGATGTCGCCGAGGTGAAGGACCCGGCCACGGAGGCCGTGCCGATCACCGTCAACAACGACGGAAGCCTCAAGACACCGTCTGGTGGCACATATTCCGACGTCAGCGTCGATGCCGAGGCGACCGTGCGGATGGTCGGTGCCGGCGACGACGGACCTTGGGTGGTCTCGGACGGTCAGGCAGTCATCGCAGTCGATGCCGACTCGGTGCTGTGGAAATCCGAACTGAATGAGAAGGCGGCGACAGCATCCGGCCTCGGCGAGCCTCGCCTGCGACCGAACTGGACGATCGAGGACGATGTGCTCGTCATCGCCGACAATGCCGGTGTGCACGGTCTCGCCGTTGACTCGGGTCAGGAGCTGTGGCGAGTCGATGTTGAACTCGACAGCTTCACTGTCTCCGGTGGCCATCTGCTGGTCATGTCCGACGGCGTTCTCGAGGTCTTCGACTTCACCGATTCCAGCGACGTCGACACCGTCAAGGCCGACCCAGGCTACAACGGCGGCTCCGATGGCGGCGCAGTTGCACAGTTCCCGGGTGCGGACGCGTTCAAGAACGCGAAGCTGTCGACGCCGCCGGGTTGCGTGGAATTCGGTCTCGCCTACGACGACTACTATCTTGGTGACGGCCCGCTGGATCCGAAGCCCGAGCACGAGGTGGAGTTCTCCGACGGTGAGGCCAGCGGCGATGATGGACACTATTCCGGCATCACCATGGAAGGGTTCACGACGTCTCGTATGGGTGACAAGGCCCTGACCGCCGTCGAGTTCAGCTGCAACGGCGGCGGCACGTATATCTACCCGTCGATCGGGATCTACGATGAGGATCTCAACCTGCTCGACTCCGTCGAACTCTGGGATGACGTCGAGGATCGCGGCAACGCGGCCGATATCTCCGGATATGTGCCCAAACCGTACTTCAACTCGGTCAGCCCGATGGGGCAGTATCTGGGGATCGACGTCGGCGGCATCGGCGTCTTCGGTGACGAGGGATGCACAGCATGCGGAAAGTCCGCGAGTGCCGATATCCTCTACCGCTGGGACGGGAAGTCCTTCGCCCATCAGGACACCGTCTACCACATGCCCTCCGGTGACGTCCGTACCCCGGAGTTGGAGGAGGTGCAGAAATTCGCCGAGGCGGTCGCCGCCGGGGACGACACAGAGGCGGAACGTTCGGCGACTCCCGAAATGATGTCATCGCTCGATGACATCCTCGGTGACGGTCAGACGTCGAACCCGCCGACGGTCCGATCCGAGCATTTCCCCAAAGGCGTGAAGGTCGATACCTGCGAGCTCATTCAGCCGTATGACGATGCCGACTACGGTGGTGGAGAGTACTTCTTCGCGAACGGCAAGTCGATGTCGTACCTGTCTTCTCAGGACGAGATCCGGCCAGGCGACACTGTCTGCGGGGTGACGACGCCGCAGACCGGAGGCGGCGATCAGTATTACTTCTATCTGCTTCTCAGGGGGACCCCGGATGGCAGCGTCAAGGTCTACGAAGCGGGCCGGCAATTCGGCTGA